The sequence GGGAATAACCTAGAAAGATgccctcatctgccttaggatcaaacttGCCTAGATGTTCTTTACTATTGTTTAACATAAAGCACTTACACccaaagaccctaaagtaagaTAGGTtaggttttctacccttgtataactcatagggagtCTTTCTAAGTATAGGCTTAATAAGAACCCTATTCACTACATGAGTGGCAGTGTTTATggcatcagcccaaaagtatttaggaaggttagagtccttaagcatggtcctagctagcTCCTCTAAGGACCTATTCTTCCTCTCTactactccattttgttgtggagttctaggggctgaatatatgtgttggatACCATGGTGTTCACAGTAGGTTTGAAaggaatcattttggaattcacctccatgatcacttttaatggatatgattttctggttattctcattttgaaccaaagtagcaaatttcttaaaagttgagaatgcctcactcttgtgagtcagaaaatatgtccatgtgaacctagtgtaatcatctaccaGCACATACCCATATAGGTTCCCTCCAAAGCTTCTAacctgagatggaccaaacaagttcATGTGTACCAACTGTAAGACTCTACTGGTTTGAACTAAGTCTATAGGGGGGAAAGAACACTTAACTAGCTTACTCCTCTCACAGGAGTCACAtaacctatccttagaaaacttcGTATTTGGGAGACCTAGGACTAACTGCTTTCTAACTAGTCTATTCAAGTGATCCATATGAATATGGGCCACTCTCTTATGCCACAGCCAGTTCTCATCAGCATTAGATAATAAGCAACATATATCATTTGcaggtaaggaatcaaaatctatcatgtAAATATTGTTAACTCTTTTACCTGTCAATTTCATACCTTTAAATTCCTTATGCTCAAGTGTGCAACACATAGAAGTGAAATGTACCTGGAATCCCTTGTCNNNNNNNNNNNNNNNNNNNNNNNNNNNNNNNNNNNNNNNNNNNNNNNNNNNNNNNNNNNNNNNNNNNNNNNNNNNNNNNNNNNNNNNNNNNNNNNNNNNNNNNNNNNNNNNNNNNNNNNNNNNNNNNNNNNNNNNNNNNNNNNNNNNNNNNNNNNNNNNNNNNNNNNNNNNNNNNNNNNNNNNNNNNNNNNNNNNNNNNNNNNNNNNNNNNNNNNNNatttaggtacccaattcaaattgggtCCTAGGGGGTTAGTTTCAAATGCTTGTGACtaaactttccaaatttgtttccatcctctgttggcaAGTTTTTTCAGTTTGCAGTTGAAAACCATATGTCcttttttgcaacaaaaatgacATACAACAGCAGGGGATGATTTCAGATTTGGTCCAGTAAAGTTATCATGCATTTGTTTAGATTTAACAAACTTCTGATGCCCTTTAATATGCATGTTTTGTTTATAGCCAAGTCCAgttttaacatttagatttcttttGATTTCTAAGAAGTCTATCTAAGTTGTTTTTACCAGTATTAAACTTAGCTACATCACAATGCACATGCTTCTTTTTTCAATTCCTCAT comes from Cicer arietinum cultivar CDC Frontier isolate Library 1 unplaced genomic scaffold, Cicar.CDCFrontier_v2.0 Ca_scaffold_3267_v2.0, whole genome shotgun sequence and encodes:
- the LOC140919145 gene encoding uncharacterized mitochondrial protein AtMg00300-like, producing the protein MCCTLEHKEFKGMKLTGKRVNNIYMIDFDSLPANDICCLLSNADENWLWHKRVAHIHMDHLNRLVRKQLVLGLPNTKFSKDRLCDSCERSKLVKCSFPPIDLVQTSRVLQLVHMNLFGPSQVRSFGGNLYGYVL